Genomic segment of Gloeocapsa sp. PCC 7428:
AATTGATATTTAACGAAACACCGCGTACAGCCTCGATAAGCTTTTGACGCTGTTTGTAGGTTTTGTGTAAATTATAAACTTCGAGCGCAATCAAGAGAGGGGCGTGTTGTATGGCAGGCATCTTGCCTGCGGTGAATGAGCGAGGAAAAGCCTAAGACTTTACCATCTGTAATCTATTCTAAGTTGAATTGTTGAACTAAACATTGGGCGATGCGATGGGCTGCGCCTGGTTGTCCCATGCGTTGGTAGCCATTTTTGGCGATTTGTTCGAGTTTTTGAGGATCTTGAAGTAGCGATCGCACTGCATCCGCAACTTGTTTTGGATGTTCGACTAATGTTAATGACGAACCAAGATGACGGCTTTGGGCTTCCGCAAAGGCATAAGTATATTGTGGTCCATTTCCAGGAAACGCGATCGCCGGTTTACCTAAACCAATAAATTGTTCGGTGGCTGTTCCCGCCATTGCAATTGCTAAGTCTGCTTGGTGTAAGCAATCGTTGTAAGCATTTTGAGTCAGAATAATAGATGCATTTTTATGTTTAAATGTCAAGTTATCTTGCGCAAAACCTGAATCGACAAGACTTTGACACAGTGGTTCTAAAGTTAATGTGGGGGCGATCGCAGCCAAAAAAACAAGCGATCGCGTTGGAAAGGTGGCGATTAATTCGGTGACAGCGACAAGAATTTGTTGCCAATTTGCGTAAGCTTCGGGAGGGCGCGAACCAGGAAGCAAGAGAATTGTTAACCGCTGCGGATCGGGTTCTAACTTTAATAAATTCTGCGCCTCTAATCGATCCATCATCGGGTTTCCCAAATCAAACGCGGGAATTACCCATTTTTGTAAGGTTTTGGTTGTTAATGTGTCTCTGGGAAAAACCGCTTTGCAACGCGGGTGACGCATCAAATAACGGTCGAAAGGATGGTAAACTGAAGCTGACAAATTTTCTAAGCGCGAGAGTGGCGACTTTCGAGAATGCCATCCCAATTCATCTTGTCGATAATATTCTGATTTGGCTGTTCCGACAAAAGCGTAATTTGCCCCACTTGCCCAAGCAAAAAGTAACGGTACAATATCACCTACCGCTAAAATCGTTCCGCCTTGTTTTGCCCAACTACGAACGACCTTAATTTGAGACAAAGTGAGTTTTAGCAAACCTCCTTGTAAATCTCGCAATACTTGTCGCCCATCCATATAAATAAATCCACCAGAAGGCATTATTTGAACTTTCCCAATAATGGGAATACTAAATTGAGTGTAAGCGCGCCCTTCGCCAACTATGGGTAAAGCGGCGATGTCAATTGCAGTTAACTGCTGTAATTCTTGAAGAATTCGCACAGCGATAATATCTTCACCGTGACCATTACTAAGGCAAAGTAACTTTATCGGAGAATCTGGGGAAAATGCTGATAAATTATTCATTCAGAAACAAAATAACACCAGTAAGTGTCTGTAACTGGGTAATGAGTAATTGGTAATATACTAAATCAAAAGGCTAATTACTCGCTCCTCGCCCCTCGCTCCTATTCCCTCTTTTCTTATGCGTTCTAATACTGCCATTTATACCTTGATTGGGCTGACTGCTATAGAGTTAATTTATACATCACTGGCGACGGCTAGCCCTCAAGTTGTTGTTCCCAGCAGTGATGTGCAGTATTATCAAGAATATCAAAATGCGGTTGTTATTCCCACGAGCGAATCAACATCAAATTCAACACGCGTAGCAACGACTTCGCAACCGTTACCCGCAGCGCGTAACGAGTTGTTTGTAACTGCAACAGATGTCCAAATCGTCGGCGCAAGCGAAGAATTACAGCAAATCGCGCGCAATGCAATTAAAACTCGTGTCGGGGGAGAAACGAGTGAAAGTCAGTTACAACAAGATGTCGCCGCAATTTTAGCAACAAATTTATTTAGCAATGCTACGGTAAGTAGTAACCCGACGGCGACGGGGTTAAATGTTGTGTTTCAGGTTGAACCTGTGGTTGTGCATTCGCTGCAACTTGCAAACGCAAAAGCTCTACCACAGAATGTAGCAATAGAGAGCATAAAACCGCAAATTGGCAATCCGATTAGTCCAGCAGCGCTCAGTCAAAGTGTCGAGCAAATTAATGAGTGGTATGCTCAAAATGGTTATACCCTAGCGCGGGTTATCGCAATTCGCCCTAACCCACAAGGCGTACTCACGCTAGAAGTCGCAGAAGGCTTAATTAACGATGTCAAATTCCGCTTTTCTGATGAAGATGGGCGATTTGTTGATGATAAAGGTAAGCCAATTCAAGGACGAACGCAACCTGATTTTCTCCGGCGTGAATTGAATGTCAAACCTGGGCAAGTTTTCCGCGAAGAAACTGTTAAACAAGACTTACAACAACTGTATCAACTGGGATTATTTCAAAACGTCCGCGTCGCGTTAGAAGGCGATGCAACAAAAGTTGATGTCATTTATGACTTGACAGAAGCGCCTGCACGTGCCGCAAATTTAGGTGGTGGATACAATGATGATAGCGGGTTATTTGCGACAGTCAGCTACAAAGACTTTAATTTTAGCGGCGTGAATGATTCGATTGGGGCTGATATCCAAATCAGTCGCCGCGATATTCAATTTGATACAAATTTCACAAGTCCGTATCGCGCGAGTAACCCCGATCGCTTCGGGTATCAAGTTAATGCATTTCGCCGTCGCGGAATCTCGCAAACCTTTGATGGTGATGTTTCGTTACCAAACGACGATCGCCCACGCGAAGGACAATTTGGCGGAAGCGTCACTTTACAGCGCCCGATTGATGATTGGCAAGCGTCAATGGGGTTAAACTACAAACGTACCAGTATCCGCGATCGCGCCGGTAATATTTCTCCTCAAGATGAGTTAGGAAATCCCTTAACGTTAAGCGGTACAGGAATCGACGATTTGGCAACGATCTCTTTTACAGCAACGCGCGATTTTCGCAACAACTTTATCAATCCGACAGAAGGTTCTGTACTCAGCCTCAGCGCGGAACAGTCAATTCCCATCGGTCAAGGTGCAATTTCGATGAGTCGCCTGCGTGCGAATTATAGTCAATATGTTCCGGTCGATCTCGTTGGTGGCGATCGCGATTCTGAAGTGTTTGCTTTTAACGTTCAAGGTGGAACAACAATTGGCGATTTACCACCGTATGAAGCATTTAACTTAGGCGGTTTGAATTCAGTACGCGGTTATGGTATTGGAGAAGTTGGCAGTGGGCGATCGTTTGTGTTAGCTTCGGCAGAATACCGCTTTCCAATCCTCGATTTTTTGGGAGGAGTCGTTTTTGCTGACTTTGCTTCCGATTTAGGTTCGGGAGACACAGTACTTGGAGAACCTGCGGTAGTCCGCGACAAACCAGGATCGGGCTTTGGCTACGGTGCTGGCGTGCGGGTAGATTCACCGATTGGTTTAATTCGTGCTGATTTTGGATTCAATGACCAAGGAGAAAGTCGCTTACAATTCGGATTCGGTCATCGCTTTTAAGGAGGAGCGATAAAGTAGAAGTCGGTATTTATACTTTATCGTTCGGTGGGGAGGCTTGACTATGCTAGTAGGAAAAAAATTGCAACGCGGGAAATACACGCTAGACCAAGAAATTGGGCGCGGTGGCTTTGGAATTACGTTTAAAGCGACTCACCACTACTTAGGCCAAGTTGTCGTTATTAAAACAATCAACGAAGAACTACGCCAGCATCCTGATTTTGTCAGTTTCTATCGGCAATTTCAGGATGAAGCCCGCAGATTAGCAACTTGCGTCCATCCTAATATTGTCCGCGTGAGCGATTTTTTTGTGGAAGACGCATTACCTTATATGGTGATGGACTACGTTCCTGGTCAAACGCTGGATCAAGTTGTTTTTCCTAACAATCCGCTTCCAGAAGCAACGGCAATTCACTACATTCGCCAAATCGCAGCAGCTTTACAAGTAGTACATAAAAATAATTTATTACATCGCGACGTTAAACCACAAAATATTATCTTACGCCAAGGTACGCAGGAAGTTGTTTTAATTGACTTTGGTATTGCCCGCGAATTTACTCCAGGTCATACACAAACGCATACGAATATTGTCTCCGAAGGCTACGCACCAATCGAACAGTATCTACCTCACGCACCGCGTACACCCGCAACTGATGTGTACGGTTTAGCAGCGACATTATATTCGTTATTAACAGCGAAAGTTCCGGTTGCAGCAAGTTTACGCGATCGCGTCCCGATGCAAACACCCCGCGATCTCCAACCGCAACTGAGTATTGCGATTAACCAAGCTGTCATGCGTGGAATGGCGGTAGAAGCAAAGTTTCGCCCTGCAATAGTCGCAGAATGGCTTGCTTTATTACCTTCAGCGTCTTTCACTGCGGCGGAGATGCAAACACAACCATCACCAACTCACACCGCTGCTACAGTTGCGGTCATTCCCCAACCACAATCGATTGAACCTCCACAACAAGTAGTTGTCCCTCAGCAAAGACGAGGGTTATCTACTGGAATTTTACTCGGTATTGGAGCCGCAGTAATTGCCGGAGTGGCTGCGGTTGCCGTTGCAAATGTACTATCCGAG
This window contains:
- a CDS encoding BamA/TamA family outer membrane protein, producing the protein MRSNTAIYTLIGLTAIELIYTSLATASPQVVVPSSDVQYYQEYQNAVVIPTSESTSNSTRVATTSQPLPAARNELFVTATDVQIVGASEELQQIARNAIKTRVGGETSESQLQQDVAAILATNLFSNATVSSNPTATGLNVVFQVEPVVVHSLQLANAKALPQNVAIESIKPQIGNPISPAALSQSVEQINEWYAQNGYTLARVIAIRPNPQGVLTLEVAEGLINDVKFRFSDEDGRFVDDKGKPIQGRTQPDFLRRELNVKPGQVFREETVKQDLQQLYQLGLFQNVRVALEGDATKVDVIYDLTEAPARAANLGGGYNDDSGLFATVSYKDFNFSGVNDSIGADIQISRRDIQFDTNFTSPYRASNPDRFGYQVNAFRRRGISQTFDGDVSLPNDDRPREGQFGGSVTLQRPIDDWQASMGLNYKRTSIRDRAGNISPQDELGNPLTLSGTGIDDLATISFTATRDFRNNFINPTEGSVLSLSAEQSIPIGQGAISMSRLRANYSQYVPVDLVGGDRDSEVFAFNVQGGTTIGDLPPYEAFNLGGLNSVRGYGIGEVGSGRSFVLASAEYRFPILDFLGGVVFADFASDLGSGDTVLGEPAVVRDKPGSGFGYGAGVRVDSPIGLIRADFGFNDQGESRLQFGFGHRF
- a CDS encoding lipid-A-disaccharide synthase-related protein; this translates as MNNLSAFSPDSPIKLLCLSNGHGEDIIAVRILQELQQLTAIDIAALPIVGEGRAYTQFSIPIIGKVQIMPSGGFIYMDGRQVLRDLQGGLLKLTLSQIKVVRSWAKQGGTILAVGDIVPLLFAWASGANYAFVGTAKSEYYRQDELGWHSRKSPLSRLENLSASVYHPFDRYLMRHPRCKAVFPRDTLTTKTLQKWVIPAFDLGNPMMDRLEAQNLLKLEPDPQRLTILLLPGSRPPEAYANWQQILVAVTELIATFPTRSLVFLAAIAPTLTLEPLCQSLVDSGFAQDNLTFKHKNASIILTQNAYNDCLHQADLAIAMAGTATEQFIGLGKPAIAFPGNGPQYTYAFAEAQSRHLGSSLTLVEHPKQVADAVRSLLQDPQKLEQIAKNGYQRMGQPGAAHRIAQCLVQQFNLE
- a CDS encoding serine/threonine-protein kinase, with protein sequence MLVGKKLQRGKYTLDQEIGRGGFGITFKATHHYLGQVVVIKTINEELRQHPDFVSFYRQFQDEARRLATCVHPNIVRVSDFFVEDALPYMVMDYVPGQTLDQVVFPNNPLPEATAIHYIRQIAAALQVVHKNNLLHRDVKPQNIILRQGTQEVVLIDFGIAREFTPGHTQTHTNIVSEGYAPIEQYLPHAPRTPATDVYGLAATLYSLLTAKVPVAASLRDRVPMQTPRDLQPQLSIAINQAVMRGMAVEAKFRPAIVAEWLALLPSASFTAAEMQTQPSPTHTAATVAVIPQPQSIEPPQQVVVPQQRRGLSTGILLGIGAAVIAGVAAVAVANVLSEDDTQPTAPAIVPPGNIQQTGENDTQVTPSPQTEATTPPEEPAPFRWRPRNRVEPEESATPTETPSSPAESPVPDPAPESPPVVDTPQPTTEPPSEESSPTEEAPSIVVPTQPASPTPPEATEEPQTGDNLDAPPQSPPQPE